The following proteins are encoded in a genomic region of Microbacterium sp. NC79:
- the fbaA gene encoding class II fructose-bisphosphate aldolase has protein sequence MPLATPDQYADMLTRAKTGGFAYPAINVASSQSINAVLQGLTEAGSDGILQVTTGGADYFAGHTVKARATGAIAMARYVAEVAKSYPITVAVHTDHCPKDALPSFLLPLLEASEEQVKNGGEPIFQSHMWDGSAVPLAENIEIARELLPRMKAINSILEVEIGVVGGEEDGVQHEGSNDALYTTTGDVAQAVEALGLGENGRWIAALTFGNVHGVYKPGNVKLRPELLGEIQEGIAAQFGTGAKPLDLVFHGGSGSTDEEIALAVANGVVKMNIDTDTQYAFTRAVAGYMFSNYDGVLKVDGEVGNKKQYDPRAWGKVAESAMAARVLEATKQLGSFGKSQG, from the coding sequence ATGCCCTTGGCAACACCGGATCAGTATGCAGACATGCTCACGCGCGCCAAGACGGGAGGATTCGCCTACCCCGCTATCAACGTTGCGAGTTCCCAGTCGATCAACGCCGTGTTGCAGGGCTTGACCGAAGCAGGATCCGACGGCATCCTTCAGGTCACGACGGGTGGTGCCGACTACTTCGCCGGCCACACGGTCAAGGCGCGCGCCACGGGTGCCATCGCCATGGCACGCTACGTTGCCGAAGTTGCAAAGAGCTACCCCATCACCGTTGCCGTCCACACCGACCACTGCCCGAAGGACGCTCTGCCCTCCTTCCTGCTGCCCCTTCTTGAGGCGAGCGAAGAACAGGTGAAGAACGGCGGTGAGCCGATCTTCCAGTCACACATGTGGGATGGCTCGGCCGTGCCGCTTGCAGAAAACATCGAGATCGCTCGTGAGCTCCTCCCCCGTATGAAGGCCATCAACTCGATTCTTGAGGTTGAGATCGGCGTGGTCGGCGGCGAAGAAGACGGCGTTCAGCACGAAGGATCTAACGACGCGCTGTACACCACGACGGGTGACGTTGCACAGGCCGTCGAGGCACTCGGCCTCGGCGAAAACGGTCGCTGGATCGCCGCCCTCACCTTCGGCAACGTGCACGGCGTGTACAAGCCGGGCAACGTCAAGCTGCGGCCCGAACTCCTCGGCGAAATCCAGGAGGGCATCGCCGCGCAGTTTGGCACCGGCGCCAAGCCTCTCGACCTCGTCTTCCACGGCGGCTCCGGCTCGACCGACGAAGAGATCGCCCTCGCTGTCGCCAACGGTGTCGTCAAGATGAACATCGACACCGACACACAGTACGCGTTCACCCGCGCGGTCGCTGGCTACATGTTCAGTAACTACGACGGCGTGCTCAAGGTTGACGGTGAAGTCGGCAACAAGAAGCAGTACGACCCGCGCGCCTGGGGCAAGGTTGCTGAGTCGGCCATGGCCGCTCGCGTTCTCGAAGCCACCAAGCAGCTCGGCTCGTTCGGCAAGTCGCAGGGCTAA
- a CDS encoding M20 family metallopeptidase, with the protein MSSSSAEIVTAARELLPELVAIRRELHQIPEVGLTLPQTQAVVLRELDGLPLEISTGTDTTSVVALLRGAHPGPTVLLRGDMDGLPVTEVNDLPYRATNGNMHACGHDLHTTGLIGAARLLSARRDQLHGSVIFMFQPGEEGYNGASVMLREGVLNATGETPIAAYALHVGPGPLGQVETKSGTILAGSSELEITVRGSGGHGSQPHTALDPVLPLAEITVALQSMVTRRFDVFDPVVISVTQLRAGDALNVIPEQATLGATVRTMSAETLEALPGMITDLAEGIARGYGCEADVTFTTQYIPTVNDDSEHAFAVEQIHQMYGEDSVTIKPHGIMGSEDFSFVLAEVPGAFMMVKCSPPEEDPATLAYNHSPHVLFDDSVLDRVAGILAQLAIARLAAA; encoded by the coding sequence ATGTCATCGTCTTCCGCTGAGATCGTCACTGCTGCCCGCGAGCTGCTGCCCGAGCTGGTCGCGATCCGGCGCGAACTGCACCAGATTCCCGAGGTCGGCCTTACCCTCCCCCAAACACAAGCCGTCGTTCTTCGTGAACTCGACGGACTCCCGCTGGAGATCTCGACCGGCACCGACACCACCTCCGTCGTCGCCCTGCTGCGCGGCGCACACCCCGGCCCGACCGTGCTTTTGCGTGGCGACATGGACGGACTGCCCGTCACCGAGGTGAATGACCTTCCCTACCGCGCCACCAACGGCAATATGCACGCCTGCGGACACGACCTGCACACCACCGGCCTGATCGGCGCCGCGCGTCTACTCAGCGCGCGCCGCGACCAGCTTCATGGTTCCGTCATCTTCATGTTCCAACCGGGTGAGGAGGGCTACAACGGTGCGAGTGTGATGCTTCGCGAGGGCGTGCTCAATGCAACCGGCGAGACCCCGATTGCCGCCTATGCGCTGCACGTTGGACCTGGTCCGCTCGGCCAAGTCGAGACCAAATCAGGCACCATTCTTGCCGGATCGAGCGAGCTGGAAATCACGGTGCGAGGCAGCGGTGGCCACGGCTCGCAACCGCACACGGCTCTTGACCCCGTGCTGCCGCTGGCTGAAATCACCGTCGCGTTGCAATCGATGGTGACCCGTCGATTCGATGTGTTCGACCCCGTCGTGATCTCGGTCACCCAGCTTCGCGCCGGCGACGCCCTCAATGTCATCCCCGAACAAGCGACGCTGGGCGCGACGGTGCGCACAATGTCGGCGGAGACTCTCGAGGCATTGCCCGGCATGATCACTGACCTCGCCGAAGGCATCGCACGGGGCTACGGTTGCGAGGCCGACGTCACCTTTACGACGCAGTACATTCCGACCGTCAATGATGACTCCGAGCATGCTTTCGCCGTCGAGCAGATTCACCAGATGTACGGCGAAGACAGCGTCACCATTAAGCCGCACGGCATCATGGGTTCGGAGGATTTCTCGTTCGTGCTCGCTGAGGTTCCTGGCGCATTCATGATGGTGAAGTGTTCGCCGCCGGAAGAAGATCCGGCGACTCTTGCTTACAACCACTCCCCGCACGTTCTTTTTGACGACAGTGTGCTCGACCGCGTCGCCGGAATCCTCGCGCAACTCGCCATCGCCCGCCTCGCCGCGGCGTAG
- a CDS encoding endonuclease domain-containing protein codes for MPVREALVHAAQCLSSEAFFAAFESAWFQRLLSRSDRAWIRSRVPTRLRVLLDFARPDAESGLESILRLRLRAVGITLRTQVLVPGVGRVDFVIDELILEVDGELGHADSRSRHKDLLRDARAAQAGYRTLRFDYALVIHQRPEVLGAILGALKQR; via the coding sequence ATGCCCGTCCGTGAGGCGCTGGTTCATGCCGCACAGTGTCTCAGCAGCGAAGCCTTCTTTGCGGCGTTCGAATCCGCCTGGTTCCAACGTCTTCTCTCCCGATCCGATCGTGCCTGGATTCGATCGCGCGTCCCTACCCGCCTGCGCGTGTTGCTCGACTTCGCACGTCCCGACGCGGAAAGCGGTCTGGAATCGATCTTGCGTCTCCGTCTGCGCGCCGTCGGAATTACCTTGAGAACTCAGGTCTTGGTTCCGGGTGTCGGCCGCGTCGATTTCGTCATAGACGAGCTCATCCTGGAAGTCGACGGAGAACTCGGCCACGCCGATTCGCGGTCACGGCACAAGGACCTTCTCCGGGATGCACGCGCGGCACAGGCGGGTTATCGCACGCTCCGCTTTGACTATGCGCTCGTGATTCACCAGCGGCCCGAGGTGCTCGGCGCCATCCTGGGTGCGCTCAAGCAGCGCTAA
- a CDS encoding 4-hydroxy-3-methylbut-2-enyl diphosphate reductase — MPRIPGRRERLQNIPVDGPKKVLLAAPRGYCAGVDRAVVAVEKALERYGAPVYVRKQIVHNIHVVTELEKMGAIFVEEVDEVPPGAHVVFSAHGVSPAVVNAAAERELNAIDATCPLVTKVHREAVRFARDDFQILLIGHEGHEEVEGTAGEAPDHVTIVNSPDEADTVVVHDPNKVVWLSQTTLSVDETMETVRRLRERFPNLQDPPSDDICYATQNRQVAIKKVAKDADLVIVVGSANSSNSVRLVEVALEYGAKAAYRVDYVDEVKQEWLDGVKTVGVTSGASVPEILVQEVLSELAGAGYADVEEVRTAEEDLMFSLPKELRQDASGRKDERALGGRR; from the coding sequence ATTCCCCGTATCCCTGGGCGTCGTGAACGACTCCAGAATATCCCGGTTGACGGGCCCAAGAAGGTTCTGCTTGCCGCTCCCCGAGGATACTGCGCCGGCGTTGACCGCGCAGTGGTGGCTGTGGAGAAGGCGCTGGAGCGCTACGGCGCGCCGGTTTACGTGCGCAAGCAGATCGTGCACAACATCCATGTCGTGACCGAGCTCGAGAAGATGGGGGCCATCTTCGTTGAGGAGGTTGACGAGGTTCCGCCGGGAGCCCACGTTGTTTTCAGTGCACACGGCGTCTCACCCGCCGTCGTGAACGCTGCCGCGGAGCGCGAGCTGAACGCGATTGATGCGACCTGCCCGCTGGTCACCAAGGTGCACCGCGAGGCCGTGCGCTTTGCCCGCGATGACTTTCAAATTCTGCTGATCGGTCACGAAGGTCACGAAGAGGTTGAGGGAACCGCGGGTGAAGCCCCGGATCACGTCACGATCGTGAACTCGCCTGATGAGGCTGACACCGTTGTTGTGCACGACCCGAACAAGGTCGTGTGGCTGTCGCAGACCACGCTCTCGGTCGATGAAACGATGGAGACGGTGCGTCGCTTGCGTGAGCGTTTCCCCAACCTGCAAGACCCGCCGTCTGACGACATTTGCTACGCGACGCAGAACCGTCAGGTTGCGATCAAGAAGGTGGCGAAGGACGCTGATCTGGTGATCGTGGTTGGTTCGGCGAACTCGTCGAACAGTGTGCGCCTCGTTGAAGTTGCCCTGGAATATGGCGCCAAGGCTGCGTACCGCGTTGACTACGTTGACGAGGTCAAGCAGGAATGGCTCGACGGCGTGAAGACGGTCGGTGTGACCAGTGGCGCCTCTGTTCCCGAGATTTTGGTGCAGGAAGTGCTCTCTGAGTTGGCTGGCGCAGGCTACGCCGACGTTGAAGAAGTTCGCACCGCAGAGGAAGACCTGATGTTCTCGCTGCCGAAGGAGCTTCGTCAAGATGCTTCTGGCCGCAAGGACGAGCGCGCGCTTGGCGGTCGTCGCTAG
- the xseA gene encoding exodeoxyribonuclease VII large subunit, giving the protein MTNPASGPSFTPAVRPRDSTADMPCQVGDLGRDMRDYIARLGSPWVEGEITEWNHRAVGTFATLRDVNGDAVIRLTIWSSVRIRIPQDIKAGDRVVVCVKPEYRAQRGELSFIVSAMKHVGLGDLLEKLERLRQQLRAEGLLDPSRKKKLPFLPATIGLITGKATDAEKDVLRNAELRWPSVSFRVEHAAVQGEQSVPQLLAALAKLEADPTVDVIIFARGGGDFQDLLGFSDERLLRAVAAAQTPIVSAIGHENDRPLLDDVADLRASTPTDAAKRVVPDVSEQLALVRDARSRIMTRLAGRLQHEQHVIEQLHSRPVLANPERWLQDRELQIEQSISRIHARTGLRLEQETTRISRLHASLGALSPLSTLERGYAIVQRTGDGIVRAPADAPEGTELIVKLADGTIGAVSHGQSAEV; this is encoded by the coding sequence ATGACCAACCCGGCGAGCGGCCCATCATTCACGCCCGCGGTGCGGCCACGAGACTCCACCGCAGACATGCCCTGCCAGGTCGGCGACCTGGGCCGCGATATGCGCGACTACATTGCGCGTTTGGGCTCGCCCTGGGTCGAGGGTGAAATCACCGAGTGGAACCATCGGGCCGTCGGCACGTTTGCCACCCTGCGCGACGTGAATGGTGACGCGGTCATTCGCCTCACGATCTGGTCGAGCGTGCGCATCCGCATTCCACAAGACATTAAGGCTGGCGACCGCGTCGTCGTCTGCGTGAAGCCGGAATATCGCGCACAGCGCGGCGAACTAAGCTTCATCGTCTCCGCCATGAAGCACGTCGGCCTCGGTGACCTGCTGGAGAAACTGGAACGTCTGCGTCAGCAGCTCCGTGCCGAAGGACTCCTCGACCCGTCACGTAAAAAGAAGCTCCCCTTCCTCCCCGCCACGATCGGCCTCATCACCGGTAAGGCGACAGACGCCGAAAAAGACGTGCTGCGAAACGCCGAACTGCGCTGGCCAAGCGTGTCATTCCGCGTCGAACACGCGGCCGTTCAGGGCGAGCAGTCTGTGCCGCAACTTCTGGCCGCACTCGCGAAACTCGAGGCCGACCCCACCGTTGACGTGATCATCTTTGCACGCGGCGGTGGCGATTTCCAAGACCTCCTCGGCTTCAGCGATGAGCGCCTGCTACGCGCCGTCGCCGCCGCACAAACCCCCATTGTCAGCGCGATTGGTCACGAAAACGATCGCCCCCTTCTCGACGACGTCGCGGACCTCCGCGCCTCCACCCCGACCGACGCAGCCAAGCGCGTGGTTCCGGATGTCTCAGAACAGCTCGCGCTCGTTCGCGACGCGCGCTCGCGCATCATGACCCGTCTCGCCGGTCGGCTCCAGCACGAACAGCACGTCATCGAGCAGCTCCATTCGCGACCGGTGCTGGCCAACCCTGAGCGGTGGTTGCAGGACCGTGAGCTCCAGATCGAGCAGTCCATCTCGCGCATCCATGCGCGCACGGGTCTGCGCCTTGAGCAGGAGACAACACGCATCAGCCGCCTTCATGCCTCCCTCGGCGCCCTCTCCCCGCTGAGCACCCTTGAGCGCGGCTACGCGATCGTGCAACGCACCGGCGACGGCATCGTGCGCGCACCTGCCGATGCCCCCGAGGGTACCGAGCTCATCGTCAAGTTGGCTGACGGAACCATTGGTGCCGTCTCGCACGGGCAGAGCGCGGAAGTTTAG
- a CDS encoding DNA recombination protein RmuC, with the protein MDPLIAVLLVVLALAGGLALGWFARGRVTADDTVLLTRLSASEANVTALREQLMQREASYREYTERARDEQEAHRERERQEARVLTALSPVAETLHNMQRAMASMERDRQEQFGQLGEQLRQAQINDESLRQATNTLASALRSTTTRGTWGETQLRRVVEAAGLTHHVDFDVQTSITTESGATGRPDMIVRLPGGKAIALDAKAPLDAYLEASARDSDAERAAALTQHARAVKSHVDALAKRQYWTGLESSPEFVICFLPNEAMLSAALDSDPTLLDYAFRQRVALASPVSLWAVLKSVAYTWTQDEVSAEAHQLFALGNQLYDRLGALAGHADDLRKAIERTVGAYNKFAGSLESRVLVTARKFPGIDATKLAQMPAPAEVSETPRALVAAEFANLDDTAPARDGIAEAEFVHDNVPAREAEADGLWLADLADDIRRRAND; encoded by the coding sequence ATGGATCCGTTGATCGCCGTTCTCCTCGTCGTACTGGCCCTTGCGGGCGGCCTGGCCCTGGGCTGGTTTGCTCGAGGCCGAGTCACCGCAGACGACACCGTGCTGCTCACGCGCCTGTCGGCGAGTGAGGCCAATGTCACGGCGCTACGCGAGCAACTGATGCAACGCGAGGCTTCGTACCGCGAATACACCGAACGTGCTCGCGATGAGCAAGAGGCGCACCGCGAGCGCGAGCGTCAGGAGGCTCGCGTCCTGACCGCGCTGAGCCCCGTCGCCGAGACCCTGCACAACATGCAGCGGGCGATGGCGTCGATGGAACGCGACAGGCAGGAGCAGTTCGGGCAGCTGGGTGAGCAACTCCGTCAGGCCCAGATCAACGATGAGTCGCTTCGCCAAGCGACAAACACGTTGGCGAGCGCTCTGCGTTCGACGACGACCCGCGGAACCTGGGGAGAGACGCAATTGCGGCGCGTCGTCGAGGCGGCTGGTTTGACGCATCACGTCGATTTTGATGTGCAGACGAGTATCACGACGGAATCGGGTGCGACGGGGCGCCCTGACATGATCGTGCGGTTGCCTGGCGGCAAGGCGATCGCGCTCGACGCCAAGGCTCCGCTTGACGCCTATCTAGAGGCTTCAGCGCGTGATTCAGACGCCGAACGCGCGGCCGCGCTGACGCAGCACGCCCGTGCGGTGAAGTCACACGTCGATGCCTTGGCGAAGCGCCAATACTGGACGGGCCTCGAATCGAGTCCCGAGTTTGTGATCTGCTTCTTACCGAACGAGGCGATGCTGTCAGCTGCGCTCGATAGCGACCCGACGTTGCTTGACTATGCCTTCCGCCAACGCGTTGCGCTGGCCTCCCCCGTGAGTCTGTGGGCGGTTCTCAAGTCGGTTGCCTACACGTGGACGCAAGACGAGGTTTCGGCCGAAGCCCACCAACTCTTCGCGTTGGGCAATCAGTTGTACGACCGTTTGGGGGCGCTCGCCGGTCACGCTGATGATCTTCGCAAGGCCATCGAGCGCACCGTCGGCGCATACAACAAGTTCGCGGGCTCGTTAGAGTCGCGCGTTCTCGTGACTGCTCGTAAGTTTCCCGGCATCGACGCGACCAAGCTGGCGCAAATGCCAGCACCGGCAGAAGTATCGGAAACGCCGCGCGCCCTGGTGGCGGCAGAGTTCGCAAACCTCGACGATACGGCCCCGGCGCGTGACGGCATCGCAGAGGCCGAATTCGTCCATGACAACGTGCCCGCTCGCGAAGCAGAAGCTGACGGGCTATGGCTGGCCGACCTTGCCGACGATATCCGCCGTCGCGCAAATGACTGA
- the glpX gene encoding class II fructose-bisphosphatase: MVSLTADMSPLRPDRNLAMELVRATEAASIRAVPFIGRGAKEEADGAAVDAMRAFLRTVNFDGRIVIGEGEKDNAPMLFNGEHVGSGQGMQCDVAVDPIDGTTLTAMGRNNALSVIAVADRGTMLDASSVFYMDKLVTGPAGVGVVDIRLPIGENIRLLAKALDKPVEEMVVSVLHRPRHEKLIQEIREAGAGTRLMTDGDVAGGINAARHNARTDMCVGIGGSPEGIVTACAIKALGGHIQGRLWPQTDDEKQRGIDAGLKFDDHVYGADELVTSDNTIFVATGVTDGQLVAGVRREGDYIYTESVVLRSASGTLRRVSSEHLVSKWFG; encoded by the coding sequence ATGGTGAGCCTGACGGCAGATATGTCCCCCCTTCGTCCCGACCGAAACCTCGCAATGGAACTGGTGCGAGCAACTGAAGCCGCATCCATTCGAGCGGTGCCGTTTATTGGTCGCGGTGCCAAAGAGGAAGCGGACGGTGCCGCAGTTGACGCGATGCGCGCCTTCCTGCGTACCGTGAACTTTGACGGTCGCATCGTGATCGGTGAGGGCGAAAAAGACAACGCCCCCATGCTCTTCAACGGTGAGCACGTTGGTTCCGGCCAAGGAATGCAGTGCGACGTTGCCGTTGACCCGATCGACGGTACGACGCTGACCGCCATGGGCCGCAACAACGCGCTTTCGGTGATCGCTGTTGCTGACCGCGGCACGATGCTCGACGCATCGAGCGTGTTCTACATGGACAAGCTCGTCACCGGCCCCGCGGGTGTTGGCGTTGTTGACATTCGTCTGCCGATCGGTGAGAACATTCGCCTGTTGGCCAAGGCGCTCGACAAGCCCGTCGAAGAGATGGTGGTCTCGGTATTGCACCGCCCCCGTCACGAAAAGCTCATCCAGGAAATTCGCGAAGCTGGCGCTGGCACCCGTCTGATGACCGATGGTGACGTCGCCGGCGGCATCAACGCGGCACGCCACAACGCACGTACCGACATGTGTGTCGGTATCGGTGGTAGCCCCGAGGGCATTGTCACCGCGTGCGCCATCAAGGCTCTCGGCGGTCACATCCAGGGACGCCTCTGGCCACAGACCGACGACGAGAAGCAGCGTGGTATTGATGCCGGGCTGAAGTTCGACGACCACGTCTACGGTGCCGATGAACTCGTCACAAGCGACAACACGATTTTCGTTGCAACCGGTGTCACCGACGGCCAGCTGGTTGCCGGTGTGCGCCGCGAGGGCGACTACATCTACACCGAATCGGTTGTGCTGCGTAGCGCCTCCGGAACCCTGCGCCGGGTCTCGTCTGAGCACCTCGTGTCGAAGTGGTTTGGCTGA
- a CDS encoding UDP-N-acetylmuramyl pentapeptide phosphotransferase has protein sequence MAIEASRPATAAHAVIADATDPARRKDVLFRKRRPAGEEMSAWWPVAAFVFVTISVVSLLSFIPG, from the coding sequence ATGGCAATCGAAGCGAGTCGTCCGGCAACGGCCGCCCACGCCGTCATTGCAGACGCTACCGACCCAGCGCGCCGTAAGGATGTTTTATTCCGCAAGCGTCGCCCCGCCGGTGAAGAGATGAGTGCCTGGTGGCCCGTCGCCGCTTTCGTCTTTGTGACCATATCCGTGGTCTCTCTCCTTAGCTTCATCCCCGGATAA
- a CDS encoding DUF6264 family protein, with protein sequence MSDGDGRPRPQYGEYASETEQRAHIREPMPEPLAPPVAPEQLTAPVAPVDPARAARQGDRIVTIALLAIGALNVVTSFFSFLDFATMVDRSYDMMGVDGSFSNFAAGKTWGLISALVLVAGYIATVVIARARMKQNKRAWFVAVGGAVVTYVVLMACISVPLMSDPAFVDYVTRSAG encoded by the coding sequence GTGTCTGACGGTGACGGCCGCCCTCGTCCGCAGTACGGCGAGTATGCGTCAGAGACAGAGCAACGAGCTCACATTCGTGAGCCGATGCCTGAGCCCCTGGCCCCGCCGGTGGCACCGGAACAACTCACCGCGCCGGTGGCGCCGGTGGATCCGGCGCGCGCAGCACGCCAGGGTGACCGTATTGTCACGATCGCCCTGTTGGCGATTGGCGCGCTCAACGTGGTCACCTCGTTCTTCTCGTTCCTTGACTTCGCCACCATGGTGGATCGCTCATACGACATGATGGGCGTCGACGGCTCGTTCTCGAACTTTGCCGCGGGCAAGACGTGGGGATTGATCTCCGCTCTCGTCCTGGTGGCTGGCTACATTGCGACCGTCGTGATCGCCCGCGCCCGCATGAAGCAGAACAAGCGTGCTTGGTTTGTTGCCGTCGGCGGAGCCGTCGTGACGTACGTCGTGCTGATGGCGTGCATCTCGGTTCCGCTGATGTCAGACCCCGCGTTCGTGGACTATGTCACGCGGAGCGCAGGCTGA